One window from the genome of Streptomyces sp. WZ-12 encodes:
- a CDS encoding flavin reductase family protein — MFTKTPATAPAAGSAAAPTVALASVPGDGPIAHAVGVSDDEFRAALSRLAAGVVLITAHDPDAGPRGEDVGMTATAFLSVSLDPPLVMVSVRNDSRMDDLLAQQPLWAVSVLSGHQRQVAARFAMKGRISDRLLFQDIPSERGEASGAPLIGGALATLECRTEQRVVAGDHTLVIGRVLATTASDEDDGPLAYFRGKYRQLT; from the coding sequence GTGTTCACGAAGACCCCTGCCACCGCCCCGGCCGCCGGCTCGGCCGCCGCACCCACCGTCGCCCTCGCCTCCGTGCCGGGTGACGGGCCGATCGCGCATGCTGTGGGGGTGAGTGACGACGAGTTCCGTGCCGCACTGTCCCGCCTCGCCGCCGGCGTGGTGCTGATCACCGCCCACGATCCGGATGCCGGGCCGCGCGGCGAGGACGTCGGCATGACCGCCACGGCATTCCTCTCCGTGTCCCTCGACCCGCCGCTGGTGATGGTGAGCGTTCGCAACGACTCGCGGATGGACGACCTGCTGGCGCAGCAGCCGCTGTGGGCCGTCTCGGTGCTGTCCGGCCACCAACGGCAGGTAGCGGCACGTTTCGCGATGAAGGGCCGCATCAGCGACCGACTGCTCTTCCAGGACATTCCATCTGAACGGGGCGAAGCGTCCGGTGCTCCGCTCATCGGGGGCGCGCTGGCGACGCTGGAGTGCCGGACCGAGCAGCGGGTGGTGGCCGGGGACCACACCCTCGTCATCGGACGCGTCCTGGCGACGACCGCGTCCGACGAGGACGACGGGCCGCTGGCGTACTTCCGGGGGAAGTACCGGCAGTTGACGTGA
- the cdgB gene encoding diguanylate cyclase CdgB: METESEPYVRLATLRQLHRVVAELNTARSLADTLQSVADGAIAGLGYELAAVNLVRQDGDLVVAAVAGSAGAEALMAGRVGSRASWERRLAMGERWGELCFIPYTEGWVLDDDDVPQWHTAGPAPRFPDEWHPMDRLFAPMYTAAGGKGELLGVISVDRPRNGRRPGPWGREALQMYAFQSAIAISNARLRANMQRALVRLEREQQALRASEESFRQAFEYAPSGMAVAEMGGDQHGRLLRTNDALCRLLGRPASGMRRLSFSDICHPEDIGTLLRTSAEGGRAELRLQRRDSSYVWVSLRNSVVADTTDGPRFLLTHVEDIEERKRHELQLAHRASHDSLTGLPNSAELRTRLSGRLCAHPPSALADAYASSGAGGDPRAPLGFAGDGEPFDGLDGFEGEKPRPTPRGALPFDHHVHLSAPADGAEDDGAKGLAVLFCDLDGFKSINDRFGHNTGDAVLIEVARRLTSGVRDGDTVARLGGDEFVVLADGLGTADAQDLAVRLRNAIIPPIRVEGRAVRVGASFGIGWASCGMTAEEVLESADQRMYVEKRRSKSNRRAAG, encoded by the coding sequence ATGGAGACCGAGTCGGAGCCCTATGTCCGTCTTGCGACCCTGCGGCAGCTACACCGAGTGGTCGCCGAGTTGAACACCGCCCGCAGCCTTGCGGACACCTTGCAGTCCGTCGCCGACGGGGCGATCGCCGGGCTCGGCTACGAGCTCGCCGCGGTCAACCTCGTGCGGCAGGACGGCGACCTCGTGGTCGCCGCGGTGGCCGGCAGCGCGGGCGCGGAGGCGCTGATGGCCGGGCGGGTGGGCTCGCGCGCCTCCTGGGAGCGCCGGTTGGCCATGGGGGAGCGCTGGGGCGAGCTGTGCTTCATCCCGTACACCGAGGGCTGGGTCCTGGATGACGACGACGTGCCGCAGTGGCACACCGCCGGGCCGGCACCGCGGTTCCCCGACGAGTGGCACCCGATGGACCGCCTCTTCGCACCCATGTACACCGCCGCCGGCGGCAAGGGCGAGCTGCTCGGCGTGATCTCCGTGGACCGGCCGCGCAACGGACGGCGCCCCGGCCCCTGGGGCCGAGAGGCGCTCCAGATGTACGCGTTCCAGTCCGCCATCGCGATCAGCAACGCCCGGCTGCGGGCCAACATGCAACGCGCCCTGGTCCGCCTGGAGCGCGAGCAACAGGCCCTGCGGGCAAGCGAGGAGAGCTTCCGGCAGGCGTTCGAGTACGCGCCGAGCGGGATGGCCGTCGCCGAGATGGGCGGCGACCAGCACGGCCGGCTGCTGCGCACCAACGACGCGCTGTGCCGGCTGCTGGGCCGCCCGGCCTCCGGGATGCGCCGGCTGTCGTTCTCCGACATCTGCCACCCCGAGGACATCGGCACGCTGCTGCGCACCTCGGCCGAGGGCGGCCGCGCCGAGCTGCGGCTGCAGCGCCGGGACAGCAGCTACGTCTGGGTCTCGCTGCGCAACTCGGTGGTCGCCGACACCACCGACGGCCCCCGTTTCCTGCTCACCCACGTCGAGGACATCGAGGAGCGCAAGCGGCACGAGCTCCAACTCGCGCACCGGGCCAGTCACGACTCGCTGACCGGCCTGCCCAACAGCGCCGAGCTGCGGACCCGGCTCTCGGGCCGGCTGTGCGCCCACCCGCCGAGCGCGCTCGCCGACGCCTACGCCTCCTCCGGTGCGGGCGGCGATCCGCGGGCCCCGCTGGGCTTCGCGGGGGACGGGGAGCCGTTCGACGGGCTCGACGGCTTCGAGGGCGAGAAGCCCCGGCCGACGCCGCGCGGTGCGCTCCCCTTCGACCACCACGTCCACCTCTCCGCGCCCGCCGACGGCGCCGAGGACGACGGCGCCAAGGGGCTCGCGGTGCTCTTCTGCGACCTCGACGGCTTCAAGTCGATCAACGACCGCTTCGGGCACAACACCGGCGACGCGGTGCTGATCGAGGTCGCCCGCCGGCTGACCAGCGGCGTCCGGGACGGCGACACCGTCGCCCGGCTCGGCGGCGACGAATTCGTGGTGCTGGCCGACGGGTTGGGCACCGCCGACGCCCAGGACCTCGCCGTCCGGCTGCGGAACGCGATCATCCCGCCGATCCGTGTCGAGGGCCGGGCCGTCCGGGTCGGCGCCAGCTTCGGCATCGGGTGGGCGAGCTGCGGGATGACGGCCGAGGAGGTGCTGGAGTCCGCCGACCAGCGGATGTACGTGGAGAAACGGCGGTCCAAGAGCAACCGCCGGGCGGCGGGCTGA
- a CDS encoding FAD-dependent oxidoreductase encodes MTRRKLTVIGGGFAGLTAALSAAEAGAAVTLYESHRTLGGRARTADGPYRTNDGPHALYRRGPQWSWLRQRGLLKPLARLPLQDAARLRFLHRGTLHRVPPLGMLGLRRHRDAPVDQDFLTWARTRADEATVRAAANFVGVATFHHDPGALSAAFVHERLRRTTNLPPEAHYVAGGWGRLIDRMATRARDLGVRIETGARVDTLPENAPVIIATHLASARTLLGDDRLHWTGARTVLLDLALRTRRGDPFALSGLDFPGWIERFTGPDPDLAPPGEQLLQGQVGIAPDETRADGEARAERLLDAGFPHWRDRVTWRRASVATGRSGALDLPGTSWRDRPAIARGNGVYLAGDQVAAPGVLAEVSFTSALEAVSLALNTGADRTPNAPLGQAR; translated from the coding sequence ATGACCCGCCGCAAGCTCACCGTCATCGGAGGCGGCTTCGCCGGCCTCACCGCGGCCCTCTCCGCCGCCGAGGCCGGCGCCGCCGTCACCCTCTACGAGTCCCACCGCACGCTCGGCGGCCGCGCCCGCACCGCCGACGGCCCCTACCGCACCAACGACGGCCCGCACGCCCTCTACCGCCGCGGCCCGCAGTGGTCCTGGCTCCGGCAGCGCGGTCTGCTCAAGCCGCTCGCCCGACTGCCCCTCCAGGACGCCGCCCGGCTGCGCTTCCTCCACCGCGGCACCCTGCACCGGGTGCCCCCGCTCGGCATGTTGGGGCTGCGCAGGCACCGCGACGCCCCCGTCGACCAGGACTTCCTCACCTGGGCGCGCACCCGTGCCGACGAGGCCACCGTCCGCGCCGCGGCCAACTTCGTCGGCGTCGCCACCTTCCACCACGACCCCGGCGCCCTCTCCGCCGCCTTCGTCCACGAACGGCTGCGCCGCACCACCAACCTGCCGCCGGAGGCCCACTACGTCGCCGGCGGCTGGGGCCGGCTCATCGACCGGATGGCGACCCGCGCCCGCGACCTGGGCGTCCGCATCGAGACCGGGGCCCGCGTCGACACCCTCCCGGAGAACGCCCCGGTGATCATCGCCACCCACCTCGCATCCGCCCGCACCCTCCTGGGCGACGACCGGCTCCACTGGACCGGCGCCCGCACGGTCCTGCTCGACCTCGCCCTCCGGACCCGGCGCGGCGATCCCTTCGCGCTCTCCGGGCTCGACTTCCCCGGCTGGATCGAGCGGTTCACCGGCCCGGACCCGGACCTCGCCCCGCCCGGTGAACAGCTCCTCCAGGGGCAGGTCGGCATCGCCCCGGACGAGACCCGCGCCGACGGCGAGGCCCGCGCCGAACGCCTCCTCGACGCCGGCTTCCCGCACTGGCGCGACCGCGTCACCTGGCGCCGCGCCTCCGTGGCCACCGGCCGTTCGGGCGCGCTCGACCTCCCCGGGACGTCCTGGCGCGACCGCCCGGCCATCGCCCGCGGCAACGGCGTCTACCTCGCCGGCGACCAGGTCGCGGCCCCCGGTGTACTGGCCGAGGTCTCCTTCACCAGCGCCCTGGAGGCCGTCTCCCTCGCCCTCAACACCGGCGCCGACCGCACTCCCAACGCACCACTGGGCCAAGCCCGTTGA
- the map gene encoding type I methionyl aminopeptidase, protein MVELKTDAALDAMRVAGRVVADALAAARAAAAPGTRLTELDEAARTVLREAGASSPFLGYRPSFAPTPFPAVLCVSVNDAIVHGVPDGYRLRDGDLVSIDCGAVVDGWAGDAATSFTVGTQRPEDRRLMETTQRALEAGIAAAVVGARMGDVSHAIGSIGRAAGYGIPEDFGGHGIGRAMHEDPPVPNDGRPGRGYVLRPGLVIAIEPMFLAGGGSDYTTAADGWTLRTLDGSRAAHFEHTVAVTEEGPRVLTLP, encoded by the coding sequence ATGGTGGAGCTCAAGACCGACGCCGCGCTGGACGCGATGCGGGTGGCCGGCCGGGTGGTCGCGGACGCACTGGCCGCGGCCCGCGCCGCGGCCGCCCCCGGCACGCGCCTGACCGAACTGGACGAGGCGGCCCGCACCGTGCTGCGCGAAGCCGGCGCCAGCTCGCCCTTCCTCGGCTACCGCCCCTCCTTCGCGCCCACCCCCTTCCCCGCGGTGCTCTGCGTCTCCGTCAACGACGCGATCGTGCACGGCGTTCCGGACGGCTACCGGCTGCGCGACGGCGACCTGGTGAGCATCGACTGCGGCGCGGTCGTCGACGGCTGGGCCGGGGACGCGGCCACCAGCTTCACCGTCGGCACCCAGCGCCCCGAGGACCGCCGGCTCATGGAGACCACCCAACGCGCACTGGAGGCCGGCATCGCGGCCGCCGTGGTCGGCGCCCGGATGGGCGACGTCTCACACGCCATCGGCAGCATCGGCCGCGCGGCCGGCTACGGCATCCCCGAGGACTTCGGCGGGCACGGCATCGGCCGGGCGATGCACGAGGACCCGCCGGTCCCCAACGACGGCCGGCCGGGCCGCGGTTATGTGCTCCGCCCCGGCCTGGTCATCGCGATCGAGCCGATGTTCCTGGCCGGCGGCGGCAGCGACTACACCACGGCGGCGGACGGCTGGACCCTGCGCACCCTCGACGGCAGCCGCGCGGCCCACTTCGAGCACACCGTCGCGGTGACGGAAGAGGGACCGCGCGTCCTCACCCTGCCGTAG
- a CDS encoding pentapeptide repeat-containing protein, which yields MRAVRRPEVRLPELRAYDGGELETEGDYDGLEFTEVDCAGQSARGARFMDCALRRCALDETVLSRARIFDSVVSGVRGVGTDLSQATLRDVEMTDARLGGIQLHGAVLERVVVRGGKIDFANLRKARLRDVAFEGCVLVEADFAGAELERVSFDDCTLARVDFSAVRMKDVDLRGAAGLDIARGVDCLGGAVISSVQLMDLAPAFAAQVGVRVE from the coding sequence GTGCGGGCGGTGCGGCGGCCGGAGGTGCGGTTGCCGGAGCTGCGGGCCTATGACGGTGGGGAGTTGGAGACCGAGGGGGACTACGACGGGCTGGAGTTCACCGAGGTGGACTGCGCGGGGCAGTCGGCGCGCGGGGCCCGGTTCATGGACTGCGCGCTGCGGCGGTGCGCGCTGGACGAGACGGTGCTGAGCCGGGCGCGGATCTTCGACAGCGTGGTGAGCGGGGTGCGCGGGGTCGGCACGGACCTGTCGCAGGCGACGCTGCGCGACGTGGAGATGACGGACGCCCGGCTCGGCGGGATACAGCTCCACGGCGCGGTGTTGGAGCGGGTGGTGGTGCGCGGCGGGAAGATCGACTTCGCCAATCTGCGCAAGGCCAGACTGCGGGACGTCGCGTTCGAGGGGTGCGTGCTGGTCGAGGCGGACTTCGCGGGCGCGGAGCTGGAGCGGGTGTCGTTCGACGACTGCACGCTGGCGCGGGTGGACTTCTCCGCGGTCCGGATGAAGGACGTCGATCTGCGCGGGGCGGCCGGGCTGGACATCGCGCGCGGGGTGGACTGCCTGGGCGGCGCGGTGATCAGTTCGGTCCAACTGATGGATCTGGCACCGGCGTTCGCGGCCCAGGTGGGCGTGCGGGTGGAGTGA
- a CDS encoding TerD family protein — protein sequence MAVSLSKGGNVSLTKEAPGLTAVTVGLGWDVRTTTGTDFDLDASAIAVNATGKVHSDQHFIFFNNTATPDQSIVHTGDNTTGQGEGDDESINVNLAALPAEIDKIVFPVSIYDAENRGQNFGQVRNAFIRIVNQAGGAEIARYDLSEDAATETAMVFGELYRNGAEWKFRAVGQGYASGLRGIAQDFGVSV from the coding sequence ATGGCTGTAAGCCTGTCCAAGGGCGGCAACGTCTCGCTCACCAAGGAGGCACCGGGCCTGACCGCCGTTACGGTCGGCCTCGGTTGGGACGTCCGCACGACCACCGGCACGGACTTCGACCTCGACGCCAGCGCCATAGCGGTCAACGCGACCGGCAAGGTCCACTCCGACCAGCACTTCATCTTCTTCAACAACACCGCGACGCCGGACCAGTCCATCGTCCACACCGGCGACAACACCACCGGCCAGGGCGAGGGCGACGACGAGTCGATCAACGTCAACCTCGCCGCGCTGCCGGCCGAGATCGACAAGATCGTCTTCCCGGTCTCCATCTACGACGCCGAGAACCGCGGACAGAACTTCGGCCAGGTGCGGAACGCCTTCATCCGCATCGTCAACCAGGCCGGCGGCGCCGAGATCGCGCGCTACGACCTGAGCGAGGACGCCGCCACCGAGACCGCCATGGTCTTCGGCGAGCTCTACCGCAACGGCGCGGAGTGGAAGTTCCGCGCCGTGGGCCAGGGTTACGCCTCCGGCCTGCGCGGCATCGCGCAGGACTTCGGCGTCAGCGTCTGA
- a CDS encoding helix-turn-helix domain-containing protein, giving the protein MVRTPLTPWERERGERLGALLRAARGERSMVEVAAVAGLSAETLRKIETGRAPTPAFFTVAALAGTLGLSLDEVAVLAAPPEAAPGADGSGSAAA; this is encoded by the coding sequence ATGGTGCGGACTCCATTGACCCCTTGGGAACGCGAGCGCGGCGAGCGGCTGGGCGCGCTGCTGCGGGCGGCGCGCGGCGAGCGGAGCATGGTCGAGGTCGCCGCGGTGGCCGGGCTGTCCGCGGAGACGCTGCGGAAGATCGAGACCGGGCGGGCGCCGACGCCGGCGTTCTTCACGGTCGCCGCGCTCGCCGGGACGCTCGGACTGTCGCTGGACGAGGTGGCCGTGCTGGCCGCGCCCCCGGAGGCGGCGCCCGGCGCCGACGGGTCGGGCAGCGCGGCGGCCTAG
- the arfB gene encoding alternative ribosome rescue aminoacyl-tRNA hydrolase ArfB, with protein MSGPHVIRGSVVLPEAELVWRFSRSSGPGGQHVNTSDSQVELRFDLARTKALPPVWRERALERLAGRLVDGVLTVRASDHRSQWRNRETAAVRLAALLAEATAPPPRPRRKTRIPRGINERRLREKKQRGDTKRGRSGRDWG; from the coding sequence ATGTCCGGGCCCCATGTCATCCGAGGTTCGGTCGTCCTCCCGGAGGCCGAGCTGGTCTGGCGGTTCTCGCGCTCCTCCGGCCCGGGCGGCCAGCACGTCAACACCAGTGACAGCCAGGTCGAGTTGCGCTTCGACCTGGCGCGGACGAAGGCGCTGCCCCCGGTGTGGCGGGAGCGGGCGCTGGAGCGGCTGGCCGGCCGGCTGGTCGACGGGGTGCTGACGGTGCGCGCCTCCGACCACCGCTCCCAGTGGCGCAACCGCGAGACCGCGGCGGTGCGGCTGGCGGCGCTGCTCGCCGAGGCCACCGCGCCCCCGCCCAGGCCGCGCCGCAAGACCCGCATCCCCCGGGGCATCAACGAGCGTCGGCTGCGCGAGAAGAAGCAGCGCGGCGACACCAAGCGGGGCCGCTCCGGCCGCGATTGGGGCTGA
- a CDS encoding zinc-binding dehydrogenase, with amino-acid sequence MRAIRLHAFGPAENLVHETLDDPAPGPGEVRIAVAAAGVHLLDTALRAGQEGGPAPLPELPTVPGREVAGTVDALGAGADPSWLGRPVVAHLGMVPGGYAELAVTGADRLHPIPDGLDPAQAVAMIGTGRTTMGVLLCAALTADDIAIVPAAAGGIGSLLVQYGRHVGATVIGLAGGPAKVAHARGFGAALALDYTDTNWPALARSFLDGHGAPGATIVFDSVGGAPARAAVGLLARGGRHLVFGWSSGAPLTLPDAELAERGLTSETVLGPPMLARVGGLNPLRTLETAALTEAAAGRLVPTVHRFPLAEAAAAHRALESRGTMGKVVLEP; translated from the coding sequence ATGCGCGCAATACGGCTGCACGCCTTCGGCCCCGCGGAAAACCTCGTCCACGAGACCCTCGACGACCCCGCGCCGGGCCCGGGCGAGGTCCGGATCGCCGTGGCCGCCGCGGGCGTCCACCTCCTGGACACCGCCCTGCGCGCGGGCCAGGAGGGCGGTCCCGCGCCGCTGCCCGAACTGCCGACCGTGCCGGGCCGGGAGGTCGCCGGCACCGTCGACGCCCTCGGCGCGGGCGCCGACCCCAGTTGGCTCGGCCGGCCCGTCGTCGCCCACCTCGGCATGGTCCCCGGCGGCTACGCCGAACTGGCCGTCACCGGCGCCGACCGGCTGCACCCCATCCCCGACGGCCTGGACCCGGCCCAGGCCGTCGCCATGATCGGCACCGGCCGCACCACCATGGGCGTCCTGCTCTGCGCCGCCCTCACCGCCGACGACATCGCGATCGTCCCGGCGGCCGCCGGCGGCATCGGCTCGCTGCTCGTCCAGTACGGCCGGCACGTCGGCGCCACGGTCATCGGACTGGCCGGCGGCCCGGCCAAGGTCGCGCACGCCCGCGGGTTCGGCGCCGCCCTCGCCCTCGACTACACCGACACCAACTGGCCGGCCCTCGCCCGCAGTTTCCTCGACGGGCACGGCGCCCCCGGGGCCACCATCGTCTTCGACTCGGTCGGCGGCGCCCCGGCCCGCGCGGCCGTGGGCCTCCTCGCCCGCGGCGGCCGCCACCTGGTCTTCGGCTGGTCCTCCGGCGCCCCGCTCACGCTCCCGGACGCCGAACTCGCCGAGCGCGGACTCACCTCGGAGACCGTCCTCGGCCCCCCGATGCTGGCCCGGGTGGGCGGCCTCAACCCGCTCCGCACCCTGGAGACCGCCGCCCTCACCGAGGCCGCCGCCGGCCGCCTCGTCCCCACCGTCCACCGCTTCCCCCTCGCCGAGGCGGCGGCCGCCCACCGCGCCCTGGAATCCCGCGGCACGATGGGCAAGGTCGTCCTGGAGCCGTAA
- a CDS encoding SGNH/GDSL hydrolase family protein, producing the protein MIMSGSTVRRSGVALVAAGALVALPTLLPPPAGAGAAYAAGRTGGAGPAGAAQGREQWRGGWATAPQPATDVFGKNWSGSGFARQTVRQVVRVSTGGSRARITLSNRYGAVPLRIAGATVGLTDKGAAVRPGSVRQLTFGHRQSATIPAGGELRSDGVGLSVRPLAALTITLYFDAPTGPVTFHGKAMATSYRAAGDHRADVGAAAFAETSSSWYVLSGVEVAGGGPTRRDGIVAFGDSITDGYGSTVDANHRYPDVLAERLAAAGRPRSVLDEGISGNQLTHTTPGFGEKALARFPKDALNAPNVRTVVLLEGINDIGMSEVSGQPGEPTPEVSARQLIAAQRELIRQAHRRGIRVIGATLTPFKGAAYYTERGELKREALNGWIRGSGAFDGVVDLDRVVSDPTDRHRIAAGYDSGDHLHPNDAGYRAMAGAIDLDAL; encoded by the coding sequence ATGATCATGTCTGGTTCCACGGTGAGACGTTCAGGGGTCGCGCTGGTGGCGGCGGGCGCGCTGGTGGCGCTGCCGACCCTGCTGCCCCCGCCGGCTGGCGCGGGCGCGGCGTACGCGGCCGGCCGGACGGGCGGTGCGGGGCCCGCCGGCGCCGCGCAGGGCCGGGAGCAGTGGCGCGGCGGCTGGGCCACGGCGCCGCAACCGGCGACGGATGTGTTCGGCAAGAACTGGTCCGGCAGCGGGTTCGCGCGGCAGACGGTCCGCCAGGTGGTCCGGGTCAGCACGGGCGGCTCGCGGGCGCGGATCACGCTGTCGAACCGCTACGGCGCCGTGCCGCTCAGGATCGCCGGCGCCACCGTCGGGCTGACCGACAAGGGGGCCGCGGTGCGCCCCGGCTCGGTGCGTCAACTGACCTTCGGGCACCGGCAGTCGGCGACGATACCGGCCGGTGGGGAGCTGCGCAGCGACGGCGTGGGGCTGTCCGTGCGGCCGCTCGCGGCGCTGACGATCACGCTGTACTTCGACGCGCCGACCGGCCCGGTCACCTTCCACGGGAAGGCGATGGCCACCAGCTACCGCGCGGCCGGCGACCACCGCGCCGACGTCGGCGCGGCGGCGTTCGCCGAGACCTCGTCGTCCTGGTACGTCCTCTCGGGCGTCGAGGTCGCCGGCGGCGGGCCGACCCGGCGGGACGGCATCGTCGCCTTCGGGGACTCCATAACGGACGGGTACGGCTCCACGGTCGACGCCAACCACCGCTATCCGGACGTCCTGGCCGAGCGGTTGGCCGCCGCCGGCCGGCCGCGCAGCGTGCTCGACGAGGGCATCAGCGGCAATCAACTGACCCACACCACCCCCGGGTTCGGGGAGAAGGCGCTGGCCCGCTTCCCGAAGGACGCGCTGAACGCGCCGAACGTCCGCACCGTCGTCCTGCTGGAGGGCATCAACGACATCGGGATGAGTGAGGTGTCGGGCCAGCCGGGCGAGCCCACGCCGGAGGTGTCGGCCCGACAACTGATAGCCGCGCAGCGGGAGTTGATACGTCAGGCACACCGCAGGGGCATCCGGGTGATCGGGGCGACGCTGACGCCGTTCAAGGGTGCGGCGTATTACACCGAGCGCGGCGAGCTCAAGCGCGAGGCGCTCAACGGCTGGATACGCGGCTCCGGCGCGTTCGACGGGGTGGTCGATCTGGACCGGGTGGTGTCCGACCCCACCGACCGGCACCGGATCGCCGCCGGTTACGACTCCGGTGACCATCTGCACCCGAACGACGCCGGATACCGCGCGATGGCCGGGGCGATCGACCTCGACGCGCTCTGA